A stretch of DNA from Hippopotamus amphibius kiboko isolate mHipAmp2 chromosome 5, mHipAmp2.hap2, whole genome shotgun sequence:
AGCCCCGAGCCGGCCCTGAGGGGTCTGGGATGAGCTGGCGCGGCCTTCGTGCTCTGTGTGCACAGTCTCGTCTCAGctgtccccagggcccagggTGTGGTAGGCCCGTAGTCACAGGAGGTGACTGAGGCCTGTGGACAAGCACGGGTGCCAGCAACCCAGGTGCACCCCACCCCTACACACTTCGGAAGAGCCAGCCTGGGTAGGCAGGCTGTCTGAGGCCATACgccctcttccccatcctccccttACTGCTGTGGCAGCCCTGGGCTGGACAGGCATACCTGCCTGTGGAGAAAACTGGATTCCAACCGGTTTCCTCCCCAttggtggcggggggtggggaggatctCAGGGAAGGTTCTGGGAGCAGGGTCAGCTTTTCCTTGGGCTGAGGAATGGGTCCTGCCTGGTCTGACATGCAGGAAGTCTGACCCAGGAAGCATTTCTCCCCCAAGCCTCTgtgttcccatctgtgaaatgggtcagAATGGCCCTAGGTGAGAACGAGGCTCACCAGGTTCCACCCAGCCGCCTGAAGGAGGCTCtgtggcctctcagcgggcagaaGGAAAGAGGTTGTCTCCAGCctcagcttatttattttctgtaagtttgGGACAGTGAGTGCCCCCAGGCGGTTCTTTCTCCTAGGGTCCCGTGAGTAACCGGAGGCCCAGTGAGCTCGGGCCGTGGGGGCACGCCAGGCTCTTCAGGAAAGGAGGTGGCCGAGGAGTACAGCCCCCAGAGTGGCCAGGGCCCCAGCACTGAGCCTGGCAACCCCCACGGAATTGCAGAGGTCATGGGAGCAGCAGGAGATGGGCCGGGCAGCCCCGATGCTGTCTGGGTCAGTGGGCTCACAGAAGCTGGAGCAGGAGCTGATCACCACAGGGTCCTGGTGGAAGGGGAACTCTGCCGGGGGGGGGCAGGCGTCAGAGCCTGCTCCCCACTGCCCAGCGCCCTCCCCAGCTGTCCCGGCCTCTGTGCCCTCGCCCTTgcccttcctgccccctcccgTGCTGCCCTGAGGCCCGCCAACTAACGGCCGCCCTGGGAAGTCACCCGGGCCCCCAGACCCCCGTTGGGGTCTCAAGCGTGGCCCTGAGCTGGGAGCCTGAGGCTGACGCAGGCAGGGTAGGCAGTTACACCCCAGCAGAGCCAGCCTGGGCCCCCACCTctgggccctgcccccagcctcaccTGATTCCACCGTCAGCAGCGAGGTCTTGCAGGCTGTCTCCTCTGGCTTGC
This window harbors:
- the LOC130853694 gene encoding secreted Ly-6/uPAR-related protein 1-like, translated to MAFPRALQLLLTTALTVSLGEALRCFTCEQPTALPLCKNITHCKPEETACKTSLLTVESEFPFHQDPVVISSCSSFCEPTDPDSIGAARPISCCSHDLCNSVGVARLSAGALATLGAVLLGHLLS